Proteins from one Sabethes cyaneus chromosome 2, idSabCyanKW18_F2, whole genome shotgun sequence genomic window:
- the LOC128737825 gene encoding gastrula zinc finger protein XlCGF46.1-like: MASLRICRVCGNPIATEETEKEFSTVAGIYHVLTSSQPSQVEELHLPNSTCLCCHSKLVEIDEFRTMCVQAIERLQKVVVPSIAKERKVIKKENKAEVEFLELELKEELGLVPEGVLSVKVEMDDADSLVEADCLSGNETEKEDELSSDLDEVPVGKRKRKQKQKDGAKETTRKTKIECDQCEKFFWNQKRYEGHLRTHEGLKPAVCEICQKAFSKWTYLKQHRQTVHAPVEAKQRIPCEVPGCEKTFAMQHHLKFHLTKKHTGNGLNPKWRHMCEQCGKTFTTVANLRIHKYSHGGKMPFACNLCGRRMESNFKLKIHMMRHKGIKEHTCPVCGMKKTTVTELKTHMNTHTREKQYPCETCGMVFYSIGNKQRHVRIVHQGVKAYTCTYCDQSFGKAETLKHHVMTHTGEKPHVCDLCGKRFIQPTALQTHKRTHFKNHGNVPPQKT; the protein is encoded by the exons ATGGCAAGTCTTAGAATATGTAGAGTTTGTGGCAACCCAATCGCAACCGAGGAAACGGAGAAAGAATTCAGCACGGTAGCCGGCATTTATCACGTATTAACTTCCTCACAG CCTTCACAGGTGGAAGAATTGCATCTACCGAACAGCACCTGTTTGTGCTGCCATTCCAAACTAGTGGAGATCGACGAATTTCGAACTATGTGTGTCCAAGCTATAGAACGGTTGCAAAAAGTGGTGGTTCCATCGATTGCGAAAGAAAGAAAGGTTATTAAGAAGGAGAACAAGGCGGAAGTTGAATTCCTAGAACTAGAGTTAAAAGAAGAGTTAGGTCTTGTCCCTGAAGGGGTGCTATCTGTGAAGGTGGAGATGGACGATGCGGATAGCCTAGTGGAGGCTGATTG TTTATCTGGAAACGAAACGGAAAAAGAGGACGAATTAAGCTCGGACTTGGATGAAGTTCCTGTAGGAAAGcgtaaaagaaaacagaaacagaaggaTGGTGCTAAAGAGACCACGAGAAAAAC AAAAATCGAATGTGATCAGTGTGAGAAATTTTTCTGGAACCAAAAGCGATACGAGGGTCACCTGCGAACGCACGAAGGACTGAAGCCGGCCGTGTGCGAAATTTGCCAGAAAGCATTCTCCAAGTGGACCTATCTGAAGCAACATCGCCAGACGGTTCATGCTCCGGTCGAGGCAAAGCAACGCATTCCCTGTGAGGTTCCCGGCTGCGAAAAGACGTTCGCCATGCAGCACCACCTTAAGTTCCATCTGACCAAGAAGCACACCGGCAACGGGTTGAACCCGAAGTGGAGGCACATGTGCGAGCAGTGTGGTAAGACCTTCACCACGGTGGCCAATTTGCGG ATTCATAAATACTCTCACGGAGGGAAAATGCCATTTGCGTGTAATCTATGTGGAAGGCGCATGGAAAGCAACTTCAAACTGAAGATTCACATGATGCGGCATAAAG GAATCAAGGAACACACTTGTCCGGTTTGCGGTATGAAAAAAACCACGGTCACTGAGCTGAAGACCCATATGAACACTCACACGCGAGAGAAGCAATATCCTTGCGAAACTTGTGGGATGGTGTTTTATAGTATAG GCAATAAACAACGTCACGTAAGGATAGTCCATCAAGGCGTAAAGGCGTACACGTGCACATATTGCGATCAATCGTTCGGGAAGGCGGAGACTCTGAAGCACCATGTTATGACCCATACCGGCGAGAAACCGCATGTGTGTGATTTGTGCGGCAAGCGGTTTATTCAACCGACGGCTCTACAGACCCACAAAAGAACGCACTTCAAAAACCATGGCAATGTGCCGCCACAGAAAACTTAG